From Syngnathus scovelli strain Florida chromosome 14, RoL_Ssco_1.2, whole genome shotgun sequence, one genomic window encodes:
- the c9orf72 gene encoding guanine nucleotide exchange factor C9orf72 homolog, giving the protein MSCGCPPQSPAVAKSEVAIEGECPLLAATFAYWDNILGPRVHHIWAPKGDPAMFLSDGDVTFLANHTLNGEILRSAECGAVDVKFFVLAEKGVIIVSLIFDGELKGDKNTCALSVILPQTELAFYLPLHTICVERLKHAIRKGRIWMQKGYNIVAVLSLEIVPVMELLASMKTHSVPEDIDIKDTMLNDDDIGDSCHEDFLHKAISSHLQTCGCSIVVGSNPEKVNKIVRTLCLFLTATEKKCSRLCKADSSFKYDTGLFVQGLLKDSAGSFVLPFRQVLYSPYPSTHIDVDINTVKQMPPCHEHTYHQRGYMRSELNTLWKSDSEEDIAPDTVIATDDTFTPDLNIFQDVMHKDTLVKSFIDEVFMLRPGLSLRSTYLAQFLLLLHRKALTLLKYIEDETQKGKKPFRTLRNLKTDLDLMVEGDLNIVMAFAEKLRAGLHSFVFGKPFYTSMQERDVLMNF; this is encoded by the exons ATGTCTTGCGGGTGTCCACCCCAGTCACCTGCCGTGGCAAAGTCTGAAGTAGCAATCGAGGGAGAATGCCCACTGCTGGCTGCCACCTTTGCTTACTGGGACAATATCCTAGGTCCTCGCGTCCATCACATCTGGGCACCAAAGGGTGATCCTGCCATGTTCCTCAGCGATGGAGACGTGACCTTCTTGGCCAATCACACATTAAATGGAGAGATTCTGCGCAGTGCCGAATGTGGCGCGGTGGACGTGAAGTTTTTCGTGCTGGCAGAGAAGGGTGTCATCATCGTGTCGCTCATCTTCGACGGTGAGCTCAAGGGGGACAAAAACACCTGCGCCTTGTCCGTTATTCTGCCGCAGACGGAGCTGGCCTTCTACCTGCCTTTGCACACCATCTGTGTGGAGAGGTTAAAGCATGCTATCCGCAAGGGACGCATTTGGATGCAAAAG GGCTACAACATTGTCGCGGTGCTGAGCTTGGAAATAGTTCCCGTTATGGAGCTGCTGGCGTCCATGAAAACACACAGTGTGCCTGAAGATATAGAT ATCAAAGACACCATGCTAAATGATGATGACATTGGAGACAGCTGCCATGAGGATTTCCTCCACAA GGCCATCAGCTCTCATCTCCAGACTTGTGGTTGTTCAATAGTGGTTGGAAGCAACCCAGAGAAAGTAAACAAG ATTGTGCGAACGCTTTGCCTCTTTCTTACTGCCACCGAGAAGAAATGTTCTCGCCTTTGCAAGGCAGACTCATCCTTCAAATATGACACCGGCCTTTTTGTTCAGGGTCTGCTCAAG GACTCCGCCGGCAGCTTTGTACTGCCCTTCCGCCAGGTTCTCTACTCCCCTTACCCGAGCACACACATTGACGTGGACATCAACACGGTCAAGCAGATGCCGCCGTGTCACGAGCATACTTACCACCAACGTGGCTATATGCGCTCTGAGCTCAATACGCTTTGGAAGAGCGACAGCGAAGAGGACATAGCTCCCGACACCGTCATCGCCACCGACGACACTTTCACACCCGACCT GAATATATTTCAAGATGTCATGCACAAAGACACTTTGGTGAAGTCCTTCATAGATGAG GTGTTCATGCTGCGGCCCGGCCTTTCCCTGCGGAGTACCTACTTGGCTCAGTTCCTCTTGCTCCTCCACAGGAAAGCCCTCACACTGCTCAAGTACATCGAGGATGAGAC tcaaaaggggaaaaagcCTTTCCGGACCTTGCGCAATTTAAAGACTGACCTGGATCTGATGGTGGAAGGAGACCTGAACATTGTTATGGCCTTTGCTGAGAAGTTGAGAGCAGGACTACACTCATTTGTGTTTGGAAAGCCATTCTACACAAGCATGCAGGAAAGAGATGTTCTTATGAACTTTTGA